The Plasmodium knowlesi strain H genome assembly, contig: PKNH_00_130, whole genome shotgun sequence nucleotide sequence gatgggttgtttatttcttaaagaatattcAAAACAATTGAAAGACTtggcaaatgagaagaaaagaggacatagttgggtacatcctctttgtgacatagataaGGGCATAAAACATGCTTTTAGCAAAAGTAATACCATTATGGAAGAATCACCTCAATGCAAAGGTACTAATGttcctaattcttgttttgtgtgcacagaagaaggaggttatgatgattgcaaaattggcgaTGACAAAATAGAGGACAATGTTAAACCACTACTCCAAAAGGAACAAACCCATATGCAACAAACTTtggagaatacagtctgtcccatccttcttacggatctccttaccccttttgttcctttggctcctgtctctattggcctttctgctatggcttattacctttggaaggtaagattaaaaaaaaaaaaaaaattaatggga carries:
- a CDS encoding SICAvar, type I (fragment), coding for MGCLFLKEYSKQLKDLANEKKRGHSWVHPLCDIDKGIKHAFSKSNTIMEESPQCKGTNVPNSCFVCTEEGGYDDCKIGDDKIEDNVKPLLQKEQTHMQQTLENTVCPILLTDLLTPFVPLAPVSIGLSAMAYYLWK